AGCCGCCAGGTGCGTCGCAGGGGCGTGGTGGGCAGCACCCGCGCGGCCAGCTCCGGCCCCAGCCCGCCGGCATCGCCCAGGGTGATGAGCAGCACGCCGCCGACCGTGGTTTCGGGAGTTGTCATCATGGGTTCCACATCCTGACCATTCCTGATTCCTTACGTTTTTTCACACGCATGGCGCACCCTAGCAAAAGGGACAGGCAGGGGCAAGAAAGGGAATGGGCAGAAACTGGTATTTACGTGCGCGGCAGCCGCCGCCGGACCAGACCGCCCAGCCACACGCCCAGGCCCACGCCGGCGGTGTTGGCCAGCATGTCCCACAAGGACAGGGAGCGATACGGCGTGAGGCCCTGGAGCAGTTCCAGCGCCAGGCCCAGGCCCAGCATGCCCCAGGCCCAGGTGCGGTCGGACTGGCGCAGGGCCAGTCGCGGCAGCAGGGCCAGCCAGGCGTAGGCGATCAGATGCGCAACGAGATCGACATGATCGAACACCGCCGGCGGTCCCACGTCCGGCAGCAGAGAAAGCGCCGTCACCAGGGCCATGCTGGCCAGCCACATCAGGCGCAGCACTCCGGCACTGCGACGGGTCAAGCACATATCCATGATTGTATTCCGCATTTCTTCGGGTTGCTTTTGCAGCAAATTTCGCTATGATCGCGTATCACCAATCGTCGTGGTTTCACAACCCATTCACGCCCACGCACCGTATGCCCACTCTTCTCTCCGCGCCCAAATCCAGCATGCTGGATTCGTATCGCCAACCCATGCCCCCCGAGGCCATCAACGCCCTCCCCCTCACCAGGTATGAAGGGCCTGTGCACGTGTTTCCTGATGCCGGCGATCTCAACGCCGCCATCGACGACCTCATCACCGAACCGGTCATCGGTTTCGATACGGAACGCCGCCCCACCTTCCGCAAGGGGCAGAATTTCCCGCTTTCCCTGCTGCAGCTGGCCACGGCCAACGCCGTGTATCTGTTCCAGCTCTGCCGCATGACCCTGCCCGGGGTGCTGGAGTCGCTCATGAGCGATCCCGCCACGGTGAAGACCGGCGTGGCCGTGCACGACGACGTGCGCGAGCTGCGGGAGGTGATCCTGTTCGACGCTGCCGGGTTTGTGGATCTGGGCCAGGTGGCCCGCGTGCACAATCTCCCCACGTGCGGCTTGCGCAATTTGGCGGCCAATTTCCTGGGCATCCGCATCTCCAAGAAGGAACGCTGCTCCAACTGGGGCCGCGAAAGCCTCACCCCGCAGCAGATTGCCTACGCCGCCACAGACGCCTGGGCCAGCCGCGAGATCCACTTGCGCATGCAGGCCGCCAAACTGCTATGACCCGCCTGACCCGCGCCACGGCAGCCATGCTGGTGCTGCTGACGGTGGCGGCCCTCCCCGCCCAGGCCATCACGTATCGTTTGCTCATCGCCACGCCGGAGCGCGAGTTGCGCACCGCCCGTCTGGCCGTGCAGGGCAGCTCCACCCTGCCGGCAGACGCCGCCCAGGCCGCCCAGGAAACCTCCGCCCTGGCCCAGGCCGTGCGTCAGGCCGTGACCAAGGTGCGTGAGGATCTGGAAAACAAACTCCGCAATCGCAAGCTGGAACTGACCCTGACCTTTCCCGGACAGGACACCGCCGCTTCCCGGCTGCCGGAGGAGGACGACGCCGTGCGCCGCGCCGCGGTGTATGTGCATCGCGTCGTCAATCTGGGCGCCATCGCCGGCCAGGGGCTGGCGGTGGAAGCGGATGTGGAAGTTGTTTATGCCCTTGCCCGCAACGCCACCACGCCTGTGGAACGGCCAGCCGCCCAGGCACCGCCCGCCCTGCCCCTTGTCCCGTCCCAGGGCGGCAAGCTCGACCCATCCACGCAAGATCCCAACGCCTCACATCAGGCGCTCATCCGGCTGCTGGAACAGGGCGCAAACAGCCTGCGCGACGGGCTGGAGTAGCCCGACGCATCCCCAGCGACCGCTGCAGGAGGAGATTCCCGCCATGCACATCGCGCTTTTGCAACTCAACCCCACCGTGGGCGACCTGGAAGGCAACGCCGCCCGTCTGGCCGCCATGTCCCGCCAGGCCGCCGCCCAGGGCGCACGCCTGTGCCTGGCTCCCGAACTGGCCATCCACGGCTACCCCCCCCGGGATCTGCTGCTGTATGAAGACTTTCTCGACCGCAGCATGACCGTGCTGGGACGTCTGGCCCGGGAGCTTGCCGATGGCCCGCCCCTGCTGGTGGGCGCGGCCCTGCCGCGGCCGTCCTGCTGCTCCGACGGCGGCAAGTCCCTCTACAATGGCGCGGTGTTGCTGCAGAACGGGAGCATCGTCCACAGCTTCCACAAATGCCTGCTCCCCACCTATGACGTGTTCGACGAAGCACGCTACTTCGAGCCCGGCCATACCCCCGGTTCCTTCGAGCTCGACGGCCTGCGCATCGGCGTGACCATCTGCGAAGACCTCTGGAACGACATCGACTTCTGGCAGCGCCGCCAGTACGCCACCGATCCCGTGGCCATCCTCAAGGCCCAGGGCGTGGATTGCATCGTCAACCTTTCCGGGTCTCCCTTCACCGCCGGCAAGCAGGCCACGCGGGAAGCCATGCTCGCGATGGTGGCCAAAAAGTACCGGCTGCCCATCTATTATGTGAATCAGGCCGGCGGCAACGACGACCTGCTCTTTGACGGCCGCTCCATGGTCTTCGACGCCAAAGGCCGCTGCACGGCCCGGGCCCGGGCGTTTGAGGAGGAAGTGTTGCTGGTGGACACGGACAAGGGCGGGCCGCGTACCCACGAAGACCCCGCGCCGGAAGAGGAAATCCGTCTGGCCCTGCTGTGCGGCATCCGGGACTATCTGGCCAAGACCGGCTTTTCCCGCGTGGTGCTGGGCCTCTCCG
This sequence is a window from Megalodesulfovibrio gigas DSM 1382 = ATCC 19364. Protein-coding genes within it:
- a CDS encoding VanZ family protein — encoded protein: MDMCLTRRSAGVLRLMWLASMALVTALSLLPDVGPPAVFDHVDLVAHLIAYAWLALLPRLALRQSDRTWAWGMLGLGLALELLQGLTPYRSLSLWDMLANTAGVGLGVWLGGLVRRRLPRT
- a CDS encoding 3'-5' exonuclease, with amino-acid sequence MPTLLSAPKSSMLDSYRQPMPPEAINALPLTRYEGPVHVFPDAGDLNAAIDDLITEPVIGFDTERRPTFRKGQNFPLSLLQLATANAVYLFQLCRMTLPGVLESLMSDPATVKTGVAVHDDVRELREVILFDAAGFVDLGQVARVHNLPTCGLRNLAANFLGIRISKKERCSNWGRESLTPQQIAYAATDAWASREIHLRMQAAKLL
- a CDS encoding NAD+ synthase translates to MHIALLQLNPTVGDLEGNAARLAAMSRQAAAQGARLCLAPELAIHGYPPRDLLLYEDFLDRSMTVLGRLARELADGPPLLVGAALPRPSCCSDGGKSLYNGAVLLQNGSIVHSFHKCLLPTYDVFDEARYFEPGHTPGSFELDGLRIGVTICEDLWNDIDFWQRRQYATDPVAILKAQGVDCIVNLSGSPFTAGKQATREAMLAMVAKKYRLPIYYVNQAGGNDDLLFDGRSMVFDAKGRCTARARAFEEEVLLVDTDKGGPRTHEDPAPEEEIRLALLCGIRDYLAKTGFSRVVLGLSGGIDSALTAVLAAQAIGPEQVLAVCLPSPYSSQGSLDDSYELCRRAGIPCITLPIADLMQAYERALAEPFAGLPQDVTEENMQSRIRGGLLMAISNKQGRLLLTTGNKSELSVGYATIYGDMCGGLAVIADLPKMTVYALARHVNARFGEPIPVEIIDKAPSAELRPDQKDQDSLPPYEVLDAILKAYVEDRQSPSAIVAQGFDAETVDKVVRLVQRAEFKRRQAAPGLKITDRAFGQGWRMPLAGRWL